A window from Pagrus major chromosome 4, Pma_NU_1.0 encodes these proteins:
- the c4h15orf48 gene encoding normal mucosa of esophagus-specific gene 1 protein, protein MVGFFQMLRKRKELIPLIGFMAFAATGATSAAIYFLFTKPDVILNKTKNPEPWERIDPSTPQKLITINQQWKPVEELQLVKNLTK, encoded by the exons atggttggattttttcaaatgttgaggaagagaaaggag CTGATCCCTCTGATAGGGTTCATGGCTTTCGCTGCAACAGGAGCCACCTCTGCTGCTATCTACTTTCTATTTACTAAACCTGATGTTAT TTTAAATAAGACCAAAAACCCAGAACCATGGGAGAGAATCGACCCATCAACACCCCAAAAG CTCATCACCATCAATCAGCAGTGGAAACcagtggaggagctgcagctggtGAAGAACCTcaccaagtaa
- the afg2b gene encoding ATPase family gene 2 protein homolog B: MSLRLLSVDPSDRGSQRCRLGPRLMSALGLSLGSPLLVSVPGGSCLCTAWPRPDLAEGFLQMDLKCSSPGLISHPPTHLSLDPGQLTPVPCPKLKILKITVVVQSVEFKKHTAPRLVHELVKDMLKGVCVHEKHVISLESFDTEIRYVVIESISVDSGSSGIITSKTGVEITGIQTVRHHRSQLQDQDTVPLGGLEEVSASLREMLQLPLLYPRTLSSLGVSCPRGVLLVGPPGVGKTQLVRRVVGDVGASLVVVRGPEVVGSRPGESEEKLRAVFERARSAAEEGPCVLFMDELDSLCPRRTGSSAPENRLVAQLLTLMDGINQSDRFLIVGATNRPDSLDPALRRPGRFDREVIIGAPTLQQRKAILSVLCARMPVCPSVDVAELAQRTTGYVGADLSALCREAAMHAIRENSKGSQEQVVGVKHFQEALKSVRPSCLRSSLGRTELSPVTWEQIGGLDDVKLKLRQSIEWPMRYPEAFVRLGLRQPRGVLLYGPPGCAKTTLVKAAAASSHCAFLSVSGADLYSPFVGDSEKALAQLFHQARACAPCLLFLDEIDSLIGSRSNSQIGNSVQTRLLSVLLNEMDGVGLKTLERRGTEKILQAEGVEEAHTQEQLDFQEVCNNDVMVVAATNRPDCLDSALLRPGRLDHIIYVPPPDQQARLCILKLCTESMPVGADVCLEELATKTELYTGADLENLCKEAALLALQEENMEASSIKHTYFLRSLSKMSPSLTAQQIHTYQTSPR, translated from the exons ATGTCTCTGCGGCTGCTGTCAGTGGATCCATCAGACCGCGGCTCTCAGAGATGCAGGCTGGGTCCTCGCTTGATGTCAGCGCTGGGTCTGAGTCTGGGTTCCCCTCTGCTGGTGTCTGTCCCCGGGGGAAGCTGCCTGTGCACCGCCTGGCCCCGGCCTGACCTGGCGGAGGGCTTCCTGCAGATGGACCTGAAATGTTCCTCTCCCGGTCTGATCTCTCACCCACCAACACATCTCAGCCTGGACCCGGGCCAGCTCACACCTGTACCCTGCCCCAAACTGAAAATTTTGAAGATAACTGTGGTGGTCCAGAGTGTTGAGttcaagaaacacacagctccTCGACTTGTTCATGAGCTTGTGAAAGACATGctgaaaggtgtgtgtgtgcatgagaaaCATGTGATAAGCCTGGAGAGTTTTGATACAGAGATTAGATATGTTGTTATTGAAAGCATCAGTGTGGATTCTGGTTCTTCTGGAATTATCACCTCAAAAACTGGTGTGGAGATAACTGGCATCCAGACAGTCCGGCATCACAGGAGTCAGCTGCAGGACCAGGACACGGTCCCACTGGGGGGTCTGGAGGAG GTGAGTGCCTCCCTGAGAGAGATGCTGCAGCTGCCCCTCCTCTATCCACGCACCCTGAGCTCACTGGGTGTGTCTTGTCCCAGAGGTGTGCTCCTGGTGGGGCCTCCAGGTGTGGGAAAGACCCAGCTGGTCCGCAGAGTGGTGGGAGATGTTGGAGCCAGCCTGGTGGTGGTCAGAGGGCCTGAG GTGGTGGGATCACGGCCGGGAGAGAGCGAGGAGAAGTTGCGTGCTGTGTTTGAGCGGGCTCGGTCTGCAGCTGAAGAGGGTCCCTGTGTGCTGTTCATGGATGAGCTGGACTCTCTGTGTCCAAGGAGAACCGGCTCGTCGGCACCAGAGAACCGCCTGGTCGCCCAGCTTCTCACGCTGATGGATGGGATCAATCAGTCTGATCGCTTCCTCATCGTCGGAGCCACCAACCGGCCGGATAGCCTCGACCCAGCCCTGCGAAGGCCTGGGAGATTTGACAGAGAG GTTATCATCGGAGCTCCCACCCTGCAGCAGAGAAAGGCCATCTTATCAGTTCTGTGTGCGAGGATGCCCGTTTGTCCGAGTGTGGACGTGGCAGAGCTCGCACAGAGAACCACAGGATATGTAGGAGCGGACCTGAGTGCCCTGTGCAGGGAGGCTGCCATGCACGCTATACGGGAGAACTCCAAG GGTTCACAAGAGCAGGTGGTGGGTGTGAAGCACTTCCAGGAGGCCCTGAAGTCGGTGCGTCCCTCCTGCCTGCGGAGCAGCCTGGGCAGGACGGAGCTCTCTCCGGTGACTTGGGAGCAGATAGGAGGCCTGGATGACGTCAAACTCAAACTAAGACAG AGTATCGAGTGGCCAATGAGATACCCTGAGGCATTTGTTCGTCTGGGTCTGCGTCAGCCTCGTGGTGTTCTGCTCTACGGACCTCCAGGATGTGCAAAGACGACGCTCGTCAAGGCTGCAGCCGCCTCATCTCACTGCgccttcctgtctgtcagcgGTGCTGACCTCTACTCTCCCTTTGTTGGAGACTCAGAGAAGGCTTTAGCTCAG ctgtttcacCAGGCTCGGGCATGTGCCCCCTGTCTCCTGTTCCTTGATGAGATCGACTCTCTGATTGGCTCGCGGTCAAACAGTCAGATAGGTAACAGCGTACAGACACGCctcctgtctgtgctgctgaatgAAATGGATGGGGTTGGTCTGAAGAcgctggagaggagagggacggAGAAGATCCTGCAGGCGGAGGGAGTGGAAGAAGCTCACACACAGGAGCAG TTGGACTTCCAGGAAGTGTGCAACAATGATGTGATGGTTGTAGCCGCAACAAACAGACCTGACTGCTTGGACAGTGCCCTGCTCAGACCTGGCAGGCTGGACCACATCATATACGTGCCACCACCTGACCAGCAG GCTCGTCTTTGTATCCTGAAGTTGTGTACAGAATCCATGCCCGTGGGTGCTGACGTGTGTCTGGAGGAGTTGGCCACGAAGACGGAGCTTTACACCGGAGCTGACCTGGAAAATCTGTGTAAAGAG gcTGCTCTGTTGGCGCTACAAGAGGAGAACATGGAGGCTTCTTCTATCAAACACACGTACTTCCTCCGGTCCCTCAGCAAAATGAGCCCCTCTCTCACTGCCCAGCAGATCCACACATATCAGACATCTCCCAGATGA
- the LOC140994356 gene encoding NAD(P) transhydrogenase, mitochondrial-like, which yields MSTLLRCISSSSLILTQRGVRQKLPGRRNFRTFPTLWDQKASRGVLYKDLVVGVPKETLQNERRVALSPAGVEALVKQGFQVQVESGAGEEAKFSDQQYKEAGASITDVKGAFGSDLVLKVRAPSLSEADLLKPKSTLVSFIYPAQNPELMKKLSERQSNVLAMDQVPRVTIAQGYDALSSMANIAGYKAVVLAANHFGRFFTGQITAAGKVPPAKVLVIGGGVAGLAAAGAAKSMGAIVRGFDTRPAALEQFKSFGAEPLEVDLKESGEGVGGYAKEMSKEFIEAEMALFAKQCKEVDIVISTALIPGKRAPILIKKEFVESMRDGSVVVDLAAEAGGNIETTRPGELHIHKGVTHIGFSDLPSRMPTQASTLYSNNVLKLLKAISPDKEYFHYQPTDEFDYGTIDHVIRGTLVMKEGENIFPSPLPKTAPPAAPVKQKTVAELEAAKAAEVSPFHRTMTSAGAYTAGVSTCLALGIISPNAAFTQMVTTFGLAGIVGYHTVWGVTPALHSPLMSVTNAISGLTAVGGLVLMGGGLTPSTLPESLALAAAFVSSINIAGGFLITQRMLDMFKRPTDPPEYNYLYALPATAFVGGYGASLAAGYNIEQMMYLGSGLCCVGALAGLSAQGTSRLGNALGMMGVAGGIAATLGALKPSPELLSQMSLAMATGGTLGLTIAKRIEISDLPQLVAAFHSLVGLAAVLTCVAEFMIEYPHLDAHPAAGVLKTVAYLGTYIGGVTFSGSLVAYGKLQGILNSAPLLLPGRHMLNASLMAASIGGMIPFMLSSSYGTGMGCLVGVSGLSTIMGVTLTAAIGGADMPVVITVLNSYSGWALCAEGFLLDNNLMTIVGALIGSSGAILSYIMCVAMNRSLPNVILGGYGTTSTAGGKPMEIVGTHTEVNLDQTIDIIKEASSIIITPGWGLCAAKAQYPIADMVKMLKEQGKAVRFGIHPVAGRMPGQLNVLLAEAGVPYDIVLEMDEINDDFPETDLTLVIGANDTVNSAAQEDPNSIIAGMPVLEVWKSKQVIVMKRTLGVGYAAVDNPIFYKPNTSMLLGDAKKTCDGLQAKIRESYY from the exons ATGTCGACCCTCCTGCGCTGCATCTCCAGTTCTTCCCTCATTTTGACTCAGCGAGGGGTCCGTCAGAAGCTACCTGGAAGGAGGAATTTCAGGACTTTCCCCACGTTATGGGACCAAAAGGCCTCCAGAG gtgtgctCTACAAGGACCTGGTAGTCGGTGTTCCTAAGGAGACGTTACAGAATGAGCGACGTGTGGCGTTGTCTCCTGCCGGCGTGGAGGCGTTGGTCAAACAGGGCTTccaggtgcaggtggagagcgGAGCTGGAGAGGAAGCCAAGTTCTCCGATCAGCAGTACAaagaagctggagccagcatCACTGACGTCAAGGGAGCCTTTGGTTCAGACTTGGTCCTCAAG GTACGAGCCCCCAGTCTGAGCGAGGCAGACCTCCTGAAGCCCAAGTCCACCTTGGTGAGCTTCATCTATCCGGCACAGAACCCAGAGCTGATGAAGAAGCTGTCAGAGAGGCAGAGCAATGTGCTGGCCATGGACCAGGTGCCCAGAGTCACCATCGCACAGGGCTACGACGCACTCAGCTCCATGGCTAACATCGCTGG GTACAAAGCTGTGGTTCTGGCTGCCAACCACTTTGGCAGGTTCTTTACTGGTCAGATCACAGCTGCAGGAAAAGTACCACCAGCTAAG GTCCTGGTTATTGGAGGTGGAGTTGCTGGTTTGGCAGCAGCAGGCGCAGCCAAGTCGATGGGAGCCATAGTCAGAGGATTTGACACCAG GCCGGCAGCCCTTGAGCAGTTTAAGTCATTTGGGGCAGAGCCTTTAGAAGTAGACCTCAAAGAGTCTGGCGAGGGGGTTGGAGGTTATGCCAAAGAGATGTCTAAAGAGTTTATTGAGGCTGAGATGGCACTTTTCGCAAAGCAGTGCAAAGAGGTCGACATTGTCATCAGCACTGCTCTGATTCCAG GAAAGCGTGCTCCCATTCTGATCAAGAAGGAGTTTGTGGAGTCGATGAGGGATGGCTCTGTGGTGGTGGATCTGGCTGCAGAGGCAGGGGGCAACATCGAGACCACCAGGCCTGGAGAACTGCACATTCACAAG GGAGTAACACACATCGGCTTCTCAGACCTGCCCAGCCGCATGCCCACCCAGGCCAGCACTCTGTATTCAAACAACGTACTGAAGCTGCTGAAGGCCATCAGCCCAGACAAGGAATACTTCCACTACCAGCCCACAGACGAATTTGACTATGGAACAATTGACCATGTCATCCGTGGGACTCTTGTTATGAAG GAAGGCGAGAACATATTCCCCTCCCCGCTCCCCAAAACAGCCCCTCCAGCCGCCCctgtcaaacagaaaacagtcgCAGAGTTGGAGGCTGCGAAAGCGGCTGAGGTCTCTCCCTTTCACCGCACCATGACCTCTGCTGGCGCCTACACTGCAG gTGTTTCCACCTGTCTGGCTCTGGGCATCATCTCCCCCAACGCAGCCTTCACTCAGATGGTCACCACCTTCGGCTTGGCTGGGATTGTGGGATACCACACTGTGTGGGGCGTGACCCCTGCTCTGCACTCACCCCTCATGTCTGTCACCAATGCCATCTCAG GTCTGACAGCTGTTGGAGGTCTGGTGCTCATGGGTGGAGGTCTCACACCCTCCACTCTGCCTGAGAGTCTGGCTCTTGCTGCTGCCTTTGTTTCCTCCATCAACATTGCTG GTGGTTTCCTGATCACACAGAGGATGTTGGACATGTTCAAGCGTCCCACTGACCCTCCTGAGTACAACTACCTGTATGCACTGCCTGCGACTGCATTTGTTGGGGGATATGGAGCCTCATTGGCTGCTGGATACAACATTGAGCAG ATGATGTACCTGGGCTCAGGCTTGTGTTGTGTTGGGGCGCTGGCAGGCCTCTCTGCTCAGGGCACCAGTCGCCTGGGGAACGCCCTTGGCATGATGGGAGTTGCAGGGGGCATCGCTGCCACACTGGGTGCCCTCAAACCCTCACCGGAGCTGCTGTCTCAGATGTCTCTGGCCATGGCCACTGGAGGAACCCTGG GTCTCACCATTGCCAAGCGTATTGAAATCTCAGACTTGCCGCAGCTCGTGGCAGCCTTCCACAGCCTCGTGGGGCTGGCGGCTGTTCTTACCTGTGTCGCAGAGTTCATGATTGAGTACCCCCACCTGGACGCGCATCCGGCCGCCGGTGTGCTCAAGACCGTGGCGTATCTGGGCACCTACATCGGAGGAGTCACTTTCAGTGGCTCGCTGGTGGCCTACGGCAAGCTTCAAG GCATCCTGAACTCCGCCCCCCTGCTGTTGCCGGGACGTCACATGTTGAACGCCAGTCTGATGGCAGCGTCCATAGGAGGCATGATCCCCTTCATGCTCAGTTCCAGCTATGGGACTGGCATGGGGTGTCTAGTGGGAGTGTCTGGACTTTCCACTATTATG GGTGTAACTCTGACAGCAGCCATCGGGGGTGCGGACATGCCCGTGGTCATCACCGTGTTGAACAGCTACTCTGGATGGGCGCTCTGTGCTGAGGGCTTCCTGCTAGACAACAATCTCATGACAATTGTCggagctctgattggctcctCTGGTGCTATCCTCTCTTACATCATGTGTGTG gCTATGAACCGCTCCCTGCCCAATGTGATCCTGGGTGGGTACGGCACCACCTCCACAGCGGGTGGTAAGCCCATGGAGATTGTTGGCACTCACACTGAGGTCAACCTGGACCAGACCATTGACATAATCAAAGAGGccagcagcatcatcatcacaccaG gttgGGGTCTGTGTGCAGCAAAAGCCCAGTACCCAATTGCAGATATGGTGAAGATGCTGAAGGAGCAGGGCAAGGCTGTCAG GTTTGGTATCCACCCAGTGGCCGGTCGTATGCCTGGCCAGCTGAACGTCCTCTTGGCTGAGGCTGGTGTTCCCTATGACATCGTCCTGGAGATGGATGAGATCAACGACGACTTCCCAG AGACTGACTTGACACTGGTCATTGGCGCCAACGACACCGTGAATTCTGCAGCACAAGAAGATCCAAACTCGATAATTGCTGGCATGCCCGTCCTGGAGGTGTGGAAGTCCaaacag GTGATCGTGATGAAGCGTACCCTGGGCGTGGGCTACGCTGCCGTGGATAACCCCATTTTCTACAAACCCAACACATCAATGCTGCTTGGAGATGCCAAGAAGACATGTGACGGCCTGCAGGCCAAGATCAGAGAGTCCTACTACTAG
- the dtwd1 gene encoding tRNA-uridine aminocarboxypropyltransferase 1, which produces MSSLDQDQRLHPSCRDKTTVSSDSSDVRTPAKQPLQGLKLASHAVLEEAQQKGRLKCSKCGGSRMFFCYTCCSLVGVTPQEIPSIELPVKIDIIKHPNETDGKSTAIHAKILAPGDVTIYTYPCIPDFDKDKVVLVFPGPGAVSVQDMMQCLYDQTDSKSHYTSDMPCTKRRKSEEVQGATHASDSSESGTPDEAKGPESRVSPLQRVVFIDSTWNQTNKISTDERLQDLLRVELNTRKTCFWRRQKGKPDTYLATIEAIYYFLKDFHEHCLAEDYNGEYDNLLFFYSYLHSVVNKAKISAGKI; this is translated from the exons ATGAGTAGCCTGGATCAAGACCAGCGTCTCCATCCTAGTTGCCGTGACAAAACAACAGTCTCCAGTGATTCATCAGACGTTCGTACCCCTGCCAAGCAGCCTCTTCAAGGTCTAAAATTGGCGTCACATGCGGTGCTGGAGGAAGCGCAGCAGAAGGGCAGGTTGAAATGCTCTAAATGTGGAGGATCAAGGATGTTCTTCTGCTACACATGCTGCTCATTAGTGGGTGTCACCCCGCAAGAAATCCCCTCAATCGAG CTTCCTGTGAAGATAGACATCATCAAGCATCCCAATGAGACGGATGGAAAGAGCACAGCAATCCATGCCAAGATCCTCGCCCCCGGTGACGTCACCATATACACCTACCCCTGCATACCTGACTTTGACAAGGACAAG GTGGTGTTGGTGTTCCCTGGTCCAGGGGCCGTCTCAGTTCAAGACATGATGCAGTGTTTGTATGACCAAACTGACAGCAAGTCACATTACACCTCTGATATGCCCTGCACAAAGAGGCGGAAAAGTGAGGAAGTTCAAGGTGCCACACACGCTTCAGACAGCTCAGAATCAGGGACCCCAGATGAAGCAAAGGGCCCAGAGTCAAGGGTGTCTCCCCTCCAGAGGGTGGTCTTCATTGACAGCACATGGAACCAGACCAACAAGATCAGCACAGACGAGAGACTGCAAG ATCTACTGCGGGTAGAGCTGAATACGAGGAAAACTTGTTTCTGGCGCCGTCAGAAGGGCAAACCAGACACCTACTTAGCCACCATCGAGGCTATTTATTATTTCCTCAAGGACTTCCATGAGCATTGCCTTGCTGAAGACTACAATGGAGAATATGATAACCTCCTCTTCTTCTACTCTTACCTGCACTCAGTTGTAAACAAAGCCAAGATTTCTGCTGGAaaaatctga